From Mumia sp. ZJ1417:
CAGGTACGCATGGCCGCGATGCGACCCGTGCAAGGACGCTGGCAGGTCGTCGTCGTCGAAGACGCCGACCGGCTGACCGAGAAGGCGGCCGACGCGCTGCTCAAGAGCCTCGAGGAGCCTCCGCCCCGTACGGTCTGGATGCTGTGCGCACCCACCGCCGAGGACGTGATCGTGACGATCAGGTCGCGCTCGCGCCAGGTCGTGCTGCGCACGCCTCCGATCGCAGCCGTCGCCAAGATGCTCGCCGAGCGCGAGCAGGTGTCGCCCGAGCTCGCACTGCAGGCCGCACAGGCCTCGCAGGGCCACGTGGGTCGCGCGCGGGCCCTTGCCACGAAGGAGGCGGTGCGCGAGCGCCGGCGGACCGTCCTCGCGATCCCCGGATCGCTGACCTCGCTCGGCGCCTGCCTGGACGCCGCGGCGACGATCACCCAGACCGCCCAGGCACAGGCCGACGAGGTGGCCGAGCGGCTCGAGGGCGCGGAGCGCGACGCGCTCAAGATGGAGTTCGGCGTCGAGGACCGCGGGCGCCGGCCGGCTGGCTACGCGGGTCGGCTCGGGTCCTTGGAGAAGGACCAGAAGCGCCGCCGTACGCGCATCGCCCGTGACTCGATCGACGGCGTCCTCATCGACCTGCTGTCGTTCTATCGCGACGTGCTCGCGTTGCAGACGGCGCCAGGCGCCGAGCTCGTCAATGCCGACGTCGCGGCGAGCGTCGCCGACCTTGCGGGTTCAGGTCCGCCCGAGCAGACCCTCCAGCGGATCGAGGCCATCCTTGCGTGCCGTAGGGCACTCGAGGCCAACGCGGCTCCGCAGCTCGCCCTCGAGAACCTTCTTCTCACGCTGCGCCGCTGAGTCTGCCCCCTGTGGACGCCCGCCGACCGTCGTCGGCGAACTCCCGTACGGTGGCATGCACGATCGAGTTCGCCTTCACGGAGGGAGCACGGAGTGCGTGGTCGCAAGAGTGCCGCGGGTCTTCTCGCAGGTCTGGTCCTCGTCGCCGCCTGCGGCAGTGCCGAGGACACGCGTGACTCGGCGCTGTCCGCGACAGCGCCATCCGACGCTCCGACCTCGGCGACCGGCGGCGACGTCGCTCCGGAGCTCGCCACGTTCTACGAGCAGGACGTCGCGTGGACCGCGTGCGGCCGCTATGAGTGCGCGAGCGCCGAGGTACCCGTCGACTATGCCGATCCGATCGGTGAGCGACTCACCCTCAAGATGAGGCGGCTGCCTGCAGGTGACCAGCGGGCGCGTCGGGGGTCGCTGTTCATCAACCCGGGTGGTCCCGGCGGCTCCGGTGTCGACTACGTCGCGCAGTTCACCGCGGTCGCCGGCGACGACCTCCTCGACGCCTACGACGTCGTCGGCTTCGACCCGCGGGGGGTCGGTGCGAGCACACCGCTGGAGTGCGCGACGACCGCGCAGCTCGACGCCTACGTCAACACCGACCCGACTCCCGACGACGCGACCGAGGAGCAAGCGTTCTACGACGCGGCGCTCACGCTCGGGGAGCGGTGCGAGTCCGAGGGTGGCGAGCTCGCCGGCCACGTCTCGACTGTCGAGGTCGCCAAGGACCTCGACATCCTGCGCGCCGTCGTGGGCGATCCGACGCTGAGCTACTTCGGCGCCTCGTACGGCACGATGATCGGCGCGACCTATGCCCAGCTGTTCCCCAAGCGTTCAGGTCGGCTCGTGCTCGACGGTGCCATCGACCCGTCGCTCGACTCCGAGGGCCTCAACAAGGGCCAGGCCGAGGGCTTCCAGACCGCGCTTCGGGCCTACCTCGAGTCGTGCACCAAGCAGGCCGACTGCCCGCTCGGCAACGACGTCGACACGGCGCAGCAGCGCCTGTCCGACTTCCTCTCGGGTCTCGACACCACGCCGCTGAAGACCTCGACCGAGGGTCGGCCGCTGACCGAGGCGATGGGCTTCTACGGCATCGCCGTGACCCTCTACAACGCCGACTACTGGGAGCTGCTCACCCGTGCACTCCGCCAGGGGCTCCGGGGCAACGGCACGCAGCTCCTCTTCCTCGCCGACACCTACCTCTCGCGCGGCGAGAACGGCTACGAAGACAACTCGGTCATCGCGCTCGTCGCGGTCAACTGCCTCGACGACCCCTCGACGATGACGCTCGAGCAGGCGCGCGAGTCGGTGCCCGAGTTCGACTCGGTGTCGCCCGTGTTCGGTGACAACTTCGCCTGGTCGCCAGTGACGTGCACCGCGTGGCCGATCAAGCCGGCCCAGGAGGCACCCGAGATCCGAGCCGAGGGCGCGCCACCGATCGTGGTCGTCGGCACGACGCGAGACCCAGCGACGCCCTACCAGTGGTCCGAGGCGATGGCCGAACAGCTCGCGTCGGGGGTGCTCGTGACGCGCGACGGCGACGGCCACACCGGCTACGCGATGGGCAACGAGTGCGTCGACGACGCGATCGACGACTACCTCGTCACCGGGACTCCACCCCGCGAGGGCTTGACGTGCTGACCCCGCCGTTGATCGAGTAGGGGCATGGCGCGAGCCGCGTGATGGCCCCCGCCTCGTGGAGACCGACCCCCGATCGCCGGGTCGGGTGTGCGATTCCCCCGTCCGCACCCGGCCCGGCTTCCACGTTCGCCGTACGAACGACGAGGCGTTTCGCCCACATGCTGGCCCAAACGCCTCATCGTCTTGTCGGGTCTCAGGAAGTCACTCCGGACGGGTGAGCACGTCGAGGAACTCGTGGTTGACGAAGAGCCGTTCGCGACCCACCTTGATGTCGTGCAGCAGACCGACGTCCACGAGAGCGCGTAACCATGTCGAGGCCGTTTGTCGTGAGACGTCGCATCGGTCGACCACCGTGCCGATCCGGCAGTACGGCTGCTCGAACAGCACGGCGAGGAACTGCGCGTCGCGGCCGCCCGGCGTTGCCGTCCGCGCTCGTTCGGCGATCTCGTCCTGGCACGAGCGGATCGCGCTGATCTTGCGTGTGGTGGAGAGCGCGGACTCACTGACGACCGAGAGCATGTAGAGGATCCATTCGATCCAGTCACCGTCGACGGTGACGGCACGCAGAAGCCGGTAGTAGTCGTTCTTACGGGCGATGATCGACCGGGAGAGATAAAGAATCGGCTCGTCGAGGAGCCCGGCTTCGATGAGCATGAGGATGTTGATCACACGCCCCGTACGCCCGTTGCCGTCGTGAAAGGGGTGGATCGCCTCGAACTGGTAGTGGGCGACCGCCATCCGTACGAGCGGGTCGAGGTCGTCCTCGGCGTGGACGAAGCGCTCCCAGGCTGCCAGCTTCTCGCGGATCAACGAGGCGCCTTCGGGTGGAGCGTAGATGATCTCTCGGGACACGGGATTCGCAATCCTCGTACCCGGCACTGCGCGCACGTCCATCTCGCGACCTTGGAGACGGGTGCAGATCATCGCTGTGGTCCGCGTGGAGAGTGGCCGCTTCCTGATGGCGTCGACTCCGGCGAAGAGCGCGCCCCGGTAGCGTAGGGCTTCTTTCGTCGCGTGATCTCCGCCCTCGGAGTCGGCATGCTTGAAGAGCTCGTCCGCCGTGGTGACGATGTTCTCGATCTCGGAGCTGGCTTGCGCCTCGAGGAGAGGAACGGCATGGATCAGGACGTTCGGGTTGGGCAGCAGCCGACCGGCCTGAGCGAGTGTCGCCAAGGCGGCACGTGCCTCGATCGCTGCCTTGAGCACGCGCTTGGGTTCGAGGTCGATGTCGAGGGGAGGCAACGGCGGCAGGTCGTTGTACGGGATCTCCGGGTCCCACGACATGTGTTAACTCCTTCGACTGGTTCTCCGGATACGTTAAAAGAACGAGGAAAACTTAACATGTCGTCCGGACATGGTGAAGCACCGAACATGTTTCCCGAGGGTGCTGCCGTGCCGTACGGGCTACGGCAAGCGGCCGAGGATGCGGTCGACGTCGACGAGGATCGTGACGCGGTCCGGGTTCTCGCGGGGCTGCTGATAGCGCTCGGCGTACCGGCGGACGGACTCGGCGATCTCGTCCGGGTCCCGGCTCACGCGCGCAACGCCTTCGAGGGTGACCCAGTAGCCGCGGTCGATGTGGCACAACGCCACGCGCGCGCCACCCTCCCCGGCAGCCTCGATGTTGCGGACCTTCGTCGAGCCGTCGTTCGTGATGACGCGCGCCGTCCGCGTCTCCGCGTCGTACGTGACGCCGACCGGGACGACGTGCGGGGTGCCGTCCTTGCGGGGCGTCGTGAGCGTGGCGAGGTGGCGGTCGCCCATGAAGATGACCAGCGCCGGGTCGTCGTACGCGAGGCGCGGCATCAGCCTCGGAACGCCTCGTGGTGGCGGATGACCTCGGAGATGATGAAGTTGAGGAACTTCTCCGCGAACGCCGGGTCGAGATCGGCGTCGACCGCCAGGGCGCGCAGGCGAGCGATCTGACGGGCCTCGCGCTCGGGATCGGCCGGCGGGAGGTTGTGCTCGGCCTTCAGACGGCCCACCCGCTTGGTGCACCGGAACCGCTCGGCGAGGATGTGGACCAGCGCCGCGTCGATGTTGTCGATGCTCGCCCGCATCTCCTCGAGCTCGGTGATCACCGCCGGGTCGGGCGTGATCTGGGGCGTCGACTCGGGCGTCGGATCGAGGGGTTCGCTCACGCGACAGGAGTCTACGGCCCCCGTTTTGGGCCGCCCGAACCGTCTCGGATACACTCGTCATCGGCCAGCGGGCGATCCTCGCGAGGCCGTCGCCGCTTTAGCTCAGTCGGCAGAGCGTCTCACTCGTAATGAGAAGGTCGTCGGTTCGATTCCGACAAGCGGCTCAACTAGTAAGTCCAGGTCAGAGGCTGCTTCTGCAGCCTCTGGCCTGTTGGTTCCAGGCAAAAAATCCGGCCGGAGTGGCCATTCGAGTGGCCTTACTCATCATTGTCGCTCCCGAGCAGGTGCCCGAGCAGCTCCATGACCACGCGGGCCGGGACGCCGTGCTCGAGCATCAGGCTGGCCGCGGTGTGCCTGAGATCGTGTAGGCGGATCCTCCGGAGGCCGGCCCGCTTCAGGAGCAGCTGGAACGCGCGGTAGTCGCGAGCCCAGCTGCTACCGGCTGCCATCGGTCGTGAATTGAATCAGCAGTTCACAAGCGTGTTGCTTATCGGGCGGTTCGGAATTCGAATGTGATGCTTGCCGATTCGAACTTCCTTCACCGCGTGAAAGGGACCAAAGTTGTGAAGCACCGTCAAGGCCGGCGCAGGTGATCCTCGGCGCCGGGCACCCTGAGCACGAGGAGTGTGAGGGAAGGGAAGAGGCGGCGTCCATCGAGCGATCCTGGGGCAGTCCCCGACGTGATTCGAACGGCCGTCCTCGGCGCCGAGTTCGCCCCGGGCCAACGACTCGTCCAGGCGCTCCGCACTCCGCAATCTCGTGACCGAAGGACTCCTCGTGCGGATCGCCAACAGGGGAGCCCGCGTCCGGGTGGTCTCGTTGGAGGAGGCGACCGAGATCTGCGAGGTCCGCATGGTCGTCGAGGCGCTGTGCGCGGCGAAAGCTGCCGATCGCGTCGACGATGCCGCGAGAGCGCTCCTTCAGCAGATTGCGGCGGAGATGCGCATGGCGGTCGCTGCTGGTGACGTGTTCGGATACTCCGAGCTCAACCAACGACCACCGGGCACTGCGGGACCTGGCTGGCAACGAGCCGCGTCCGACGTGCTCGACCGCCTCCACGGGCGGCTCGTCCGCCACCAGTTTGGGCTGGCAACCCGCGGGCCGCGGGGGCAGCCGTGCGGCAGCACCTCGCCAGCGTCATCGAGTCCTTGGATCCTGCCGCCGACGCCATGGAGTGCACGCGCACGCCCGTCGCGAGACGGGCCGTGCGCGCGCCGAACGGATCCGTTCAGTGGCCGTGCGTCGTCGGCGCCTTGACCGGGCCCGCCTCCCTGAGGGCGCCAGCGATCCAGGCCATCGCCTCGGGTACGTCGTAGTTCCCGGCGTGCGGCTTGTCCCAGGCCAGCTGGTAGTCCACCTCCTTGACCGATCGGTCGGACTCGAGCGCGCTGTCCAGGTTGATCGACACCGTGAACGCCGTGTCCCGATCACGCGTTCCGTGCCGGACGTACCAGTACGGTGCCGTGTCGGCGTTCGTCCCGATGTAGTGCATCGGGTCGATCAGATCGACCTGCTCGTCGACGACCGTTCCTCGCTGCCGGAGGAAGCGGGCCCACGTCAGACCGGTGTCGTCCACTCCCGTGCCGTCGCCGGCGATCGAGTTGTTGTTCCATGCGTACGCGGTGAAGTTGGAGTACACCTGTTCGTCGGTGCCGAAGAGGTTGGTCTCCCCGCCGGTCAGCCCATTGACGCCGACCTGGTCGAACGCTGGGGCCGGCTTGAGCGCCCGCTGCTTGACGACGAACGCCAGATACTTGGTCATGTCGATCGAGACGACCTTGTCCCGATCGTTGTCGACGTCGATCCAGTCGTTGACCAGCCCGACCGAGGGCACGGTCTCGCCCAGGTCGGGGACCACGTTGGTCGGGGCGGCCTTCATGAAGGTCTCGGCGGACCGGGCCACCTCGTCGCGGATCATCTTCAGCATCGTGTCCGCCGTCA
This genomic window contains:
- a CDS encoding FCD domain-containing protein, with amino-acid sequence MVSLEEATEICEVRMVVEALCAAKAADRVDDAARALLQQIAAEMRMAVAAGDVFGYSELNQRPPGTAGPGWQRAASDVLDRLHGRLVRHQFGLATRGPRGQPCGSTSPASSSPWILPPTPWSARARPSRDGPCARRTDPFSGRASSAP
- a CDS encoding DNA polymerase III subunit delta'; amino-acid sequence: MTVWDDLVGQDAVVATLRSAVASAQERLAGGPGPAMTHAWLFTGPPGSGRSNAARAFAAALQCESGGCGECRACRTALTGAHADVALVSTDGLSIDVGEVREQVRMAAMRPVQGRWQVVVVEDADRLTEKAADALLKSLEEPPPRTVWMLCAPTAEDVIVTIRSRSRQVVLRTPPIAAVAKMLAEREQVSPELALQAAQASQGHVGRARALATKEAVRERRRTVLAIPGSLTSLGACLDAAATITQTAQAQADEVAERLEGAERDALKMEFGVEDRGRRPAGYAGRLGSLEKDQKRRRTRIARDSIDGVLIDLLSFYRDVLALQTAPGAELVNADVAASVADLAGSGPPEQTLQRIEAILACRRALEANAAPQLALENLLLTLRR
- a CDS encoding tyrosine-type recombinase/integrase, producing the protein MAAGSSWARDYRAFQLLLKRAGLRRIRLHDLRHTAASLMLEHGVPARVVMELLGHLLGSDNDE
- a CDS encoding Fic family protein translates to MSWDPEIPYNDLPPLPPLDIDLEPKRVLKAAIEARAALATLAQAGRLLPNPNVLIHAVPLLEAQASSEIENIVTTADELFKHADSEGGDHATKEALRYRGALFAGVDAIRKRPLSTRTTAMICTRLQGREMDVRAVPGTRIANPVSREIIYAPPEGASLIREKLAAWERFVHAEDDLDPLVRMAVAHYQFEAIHPFHDGNGRTGRVINILMLIEAGLLDEPILYLSRSIIARKNDYYRLLRAVTVDGDWIEWILYMLSVVSESALSTTRKISAIRSCQDEIAERARTATPGGRDAQFLAVLFEQPYCRIGTVVDRCDVSRQTASTWLRALVDVGLLHDIKVGRERLFVNHEFLDVLTRPE
- a CDS encoding alpha/beta hydrolase — protein: MRGRKSAAGLLAGLVLVAACGSAEDTRDSALSATAPSDAPTSATGGDVAPELATFYEQDVAWTACGRYECASAEVPVDYADPIGERLTLKMRRLPAGDQRARRGSLFINPGGPGGSGVDYVAQFTAVAGDDLLDAYDVVGFDPRGVGASTPLECATTAQLDAYVNTDPTPDDATEEQAFYDAALTLGERCESEGGELAGHVSTVEVAKDLDILRAVVGDPTLSYFGASYGTMIGATYAQLFPKRSGRLVLDGAIDPSLDSEGLNKGQAEGFQTALRAYLESCTKQADCPLGNDVDTAQQRLSDFLSGLDTTPLKTSTEGRPLTEAMGFYGIAVTLYNADYWELLTRALRQGLRGNGTQLLFLADTYLSRGENGYEDNSVIALVAVNCLDDPSTMTLEQARESVPEFDSVSPVFGDNFAWSPVTCTAWPIKPAQEAPEIRAEGAPPIVVVGTTRDPATPYQWSEAMAEQLASGVLVTRDGDGHTGYAMGNECVDDAIDDYLVTGTPPREGLTC
- a CDS encoding pyridoxamine 5'-phosphate oxidase family protein, whose amino-acid sequence is MPRLAYDDPALVIFMGDRHLATLTTPRKDGTPHVVPVGVTYDAETRTARVITNDGSTKVRNIEAAGEGGARVALCHIDRGYWVTLEGVARVSRDPDEIAESVRRYAERYQQPRENPDRVTILVDVDRILGRLP
- a CDS encoding chorismate mutase, with product MITELEEMRASIDNIDAALVHILAERFRCTKRVGRLKAEHNLPPADPEREARQIARLRALAVDADLDPAFAEKFLNFIISEVIRHHEAFRG